A genomic window from Triticum urartu cultivar G1812 chromosome 7, Tu2.1, whole genome shotgun sequence includes:
- the LOC125522057 gene encoding jasmonate-induced oxygenase 4-like — protein MENCCVQKLACALRTPDVPTRYVVRGHQDQQLATTAVAPVPVINLRLLSKQDGGAADEAAKLRSAIDSWGLFLISNHGVDAAVMDGMMAACREFFRQPLEEKQRQSNLIGDDQYEGYGNYEGYGNDQVSSPDQTLDWTDRLYLKVEPEGERRIALWPAHPESFRDVLHEFTKKCGAVKDNLLRAMAKLLELDDNDYFVDQLVEKPFTNARCSYYPVCPRPELVFGLTPHSDGTVVAVLMVDDSVGGLQVLRDGVWWDVPMVPHTLLMIMGDQMEIMSNGIFKSPVHRVMTNAKKERISVVLDYSIDPEKEIEPSAQLVNEKRPALYRKVKVKDYIVAHYTHFSQGKEVVLGKLKI, from the exons ATGGAGAACTGCTGTGTGCAAAAGCTGGCCTGCGCCCTCCGGACGCCCGACGTGCCCACCCGGTACGTCGTGCGCGGGCACCAGGACCAGCAGCTCGCCACGACGGCCGTAGCGCCGGTCCCTGTTATCAACCTCCGCCTCCTTTCCAAGCAGGACGGCGGCGCTGCCGATGAGGCGGCGAAGCTCCGGTCAGCTATCGATTCCTGGGGCCTCTTCCTG ATCAGTAACCACGGCGTAGACGCGGCCGTGATGGACGGCATGATGGCCGCATGCAGGGAGTTTTTCCGGCAGCCGCTTGAAGAGAAGCAGAGGCAAAGCAACCTGATCGGAGATGATCAGTACGAGGGGTACGGGAACTACGAGGGGTATGGGAACGACCAGGTGTCCTCGCCGGACCAGACCCTGGACTGGACTGACCGTCTCTACCTCAAGGTGGAGCCCGAGGGCGAGCGGCGCATTGCCCTCTGGCCAGCCCATCCCGAAAGCTTCAG GGATGTTCTGCACGAGTTCACGAAGAAATGTGGGGCAGTGAAGGACAATCTGCTCCGAGCAATGGCGAAGCTGCTGGAGCTTGACGACAACGACTACTTCGTGGACCAGCTTGTGGAGAAGCCTTTCACTAACGCTCGATGCAGTTACTACCCGGTGTGTCCGAGGCCGGAGCTCGTGTTCGGCCTCACGCCCCACTCTGATGGAACCGTTGTTGCTGTCCTCATGGTTGATGACAGCGTTGGTGGCCTGCAAGTTCTCAGAGATGGGGTCTGGTGGGATGTACCGATGGTACCTCACACACTACTGATGATTATGGGAGATCAAATGGAG ATAATGAGCAATGGGATCTTTAAGAGCCCTGTGCATAGGGTCATGACAAACGCAAAGAAAGAGAGGATATCGGTGGTTCTAGACTACTCTATTGATCCTGAGAAAGAAATCGAGCCATCGGCTCAACTGGTCAATGAGAAGAGACCAGCCTTATATAGAAAAGTGAAGGTCAAGGACTACATTGTGGCACATTACACTCATTTTTCTCAAGGGAAAGAAGTCGTTCTGGGAAAACTGAAGATATAA